A genome region from Microbacterium sp. CGR2 includes the following:
- a CDS encoding MFS transporter translates to MERTAASTAFANVLVNTLIANVTTSFLWFALTFWVYIETQSVLATGIIGGAYMLFVAFFAMFFGTIVDRHRKHRVMLLSSVISAVAFLIAGLLYLWQPESALLDLGGPWFWLFSGVILFGGVIEQLRNIALSTTVTLLIPEEKRVNANGLVGTVQGLAFLVTSVFSGLSIGFLGMGWTLAIAIAAMALTFAHLLFIRIPEGTPKPDPNGASALDFRGSVQAIRLAPGLFALIVFSTFNNLIGGVYMALMDPYGLTLFDAQTWGFALAFASTGFLIGGGLVAKFGLGPKPMRTMLLVVIAMGLLGAVFMLREWWPLYVIGMWLYMALVPPVEAAEQTVIQKVVPYERQGRVFGVAAAMEAAAAPITAFLIAPIAEFLIIPYMNTREGQQQWGWLLGEGEARGIALICLFAGLIMVVAATLAFFTRSYRRLTELYATAPEQNPQDEIATPTGGPDSAANDAGADAPAGAAVDAESGSATAREIKAGERVFDAPPPLRGQPPEIPDRRG, encoded by the coding sequence ATGGAGCGCACCGCAGCAAGCACTGCTTTCGCGAACGTCCTCGTCAACACGCTGATCGCCAACGTGACGACGAGTTTTCTCTGGTTCGCCCTCACCTTCTGGGTCTACATCGAGACCCAGTCGGTGCTCGCCACCGGCATCATCGGCGGCGCGTACATGCTGTTCGTCGCGTTCTTCGCGATGTTCTTCGGCACGATCGTCGACCGCCACCGCAAGCACCGGGTCATGCTGCTGTCGAGCGTCATCTCGGCCGTGGCGTTCCTGATCGCGGGGCTCCTCTATCTCTGGCAGCCCGAATCGGCCCTGCTCGACCTCGGCGGGCCGTGGTTCTGGCTGTTCTCCGGCGTCATCCTGTTCGGCGGGGTGATCGAGCAGCTGCGCAACATCGCGCTGTCCACGACGGTGACTCTGCTCATCCCCGAAGAGAAGCGCGTGAACGCGAACGGGCTCGTCGGCACCGTGCAGGGCCTCGCGTTCCTGGTGACCAGCGTGTTCTCCGGGCTCTCGATCGGTTTCCTCGGCATGGGATGGACTCTGGCGATCGCCATCGCGGCCATGGCGCTCACCTTCGCGCACCTCCTGTTCATCCGGATTCCCGAGGGAACGCCCAAGCCCGATCCGAACGGCGCGAGTGCGCTCGACTTCCGAGGCAGCGTGCAGGCGATCCGGCTCGCGCCCGGCCTGTTCGCGCTGATCGTCTTCTCCACGTTCAACAACCTCATCGGCGGGGTCTACATGGCGCTGATGGACCCGTACGGGCTCACGCTGTTCGACGCACAGACGTGGGGCTTCGCGCTCGCCTTCGCTTCGACGGGTTTCCTCATCGGCGGCGGGCTGGTCGCCAAGTTCGGACTCGGCCCCAAGCCGATGCGCACGATGTTGCTCGTCGTCATCGCGATGGGCCTGCTCGGCGCGGTCTTCATGCTGCGCGAATGGTGGCCGTTGTACGTGATCGGCATGTGGCTCTACATGGCACTGGTGCCGCCCGTCGAAGCCGCGGAGCAGACCGTCATCCAGAAGGTCGTGCCGTACGAGCGGCAGGGGCGCGTCTTCGGCGTCGCGGCGGCTATGGAGGCCGCCGCCGCTCCCATCACCGCGTTCCTCATCGCTCCCATCGCCGAGTTCCTGATCATCCCGTACATGAACACACGCGAAGGGCAGCAGCAGTGGGGGTGGCTGCTCGGTGAGGGGGAAGCACGCGGTATCGCGCTGATCTGCCTGTTCGCCGGACTCATCATGGTGGTGGCCGCGACGCTGGCCTTCTTCACCCGCTCGTACCGCCGGCTCACCGAGCTGTATGCGACGGCGCCGGAGCAGAACCCGCAGGACGAGATCGCCACGCCGACGGGAGGTCCGGACTCCGCCGCGAACGACGCCGGTGCCGACGCTCCGGCGGGGGCAGCGGTCGACGCAGAGTCGGGGAGCGCAACAG